A genome region from Microtus ochrogaster isolate Prairie Vole_2 chromosome 1, MicOch1.0, whole genome shotgun sequence includes the following:
- the C1H3orf80 gene encoding uncharacterized membrane protein C3orf80 homolog has product MPRATPHRPSLLIPATSHPSAPAARHPNLRSRESSRGGFGSEQQQPPAASALPGLLLPSQRGQVSTARAAGSRGTGGGARGTHRSSQPRCQTKLRSSRSRTPAEISAPAMWGPGVTAEGLSMAPAPPPLLPLLLLLALALVAPSRGGGDCAELACGERERCCDSANATAVRCCKLPLHAFLDNVGWFVRKLSGLLILLVLFAIGYFLQRIICPSPRRYPRGQARPGQARPGPAGGSGPPGTAGPPDDDDDSPALLRDEVAAGSQDSLLDSGGGRGRGGGGRLPPACVSEHELRVVSPVFLQLPSYEEVKYLPTYEESMRLQQLNPAEVVLPVSVLGHPRGGSAGDPDGDQGRFPLI; this is encoded by the coding sequence ATGCCTAGAGCGACCCCGCACAGGCCATCTCTGCTGATCCCCGCGACTTCGCACCCCAGCGCCCCGGCAGCTCGGCACCCCAACTTGAGGTCACGGGAGAGCTCCCGAGGTGGCTTCGGCAGTGAGCAACAGCAGCCTCCCGCAGCCTCAGCTCTCCCAgggctcctcctcccttcccagcgTGGCCAAGTGAGCACCGCTCGGGCCGCAGGTAGCCGGGGCACGGGAGGTGGCGCGCGCGGGACCCATCGCAGCTCCCAGCCGCGCTGCCAGACGAAGCTCCGATCCTCGCGGTCACGGACGCCGGCGGAGATCTCTGCACCGGCCATGTGGGGCCCGGGGGTCACGGCCGAGGGCCTGTCGATGGCTCCAGCGCCACCGCCACTGCTACCGCTGCTACTGCTGCTCGCGCTGGCGCTAGTGGCGCCCTCGCGGGGCGGCGGGGACTGCGCGGAGCTGGCGTGCGGCGAGCGGGAGCGCTGCTGCGACTCGGCCAACGCCACGGCCGTGCGCTGCTGCAAGCTACCGCTCCACGCCTTCCTGGACAACGTGGGCTGGTTCGTCCGCAAGCTTTCTGGGCTGCTCATCCTGCTGGTGCTCTTCGCCATCGGCTACTTCCTGCAGCGCATCATCTGTCCCAGCCCACGCAGGTACCCGCGTGGCCAGGCGCGTCCTGGCCAGGCACGACCCGGGCCTGCCGGGGGATCCGGGCCGCCGGGGACCGCGGGGCCACCCGACGACGACGACGACTCGCCTGCTCTATTGCGCGATGAAGTGGCCGCGGGCTCGCAGGACTCACTGCTGGACAGTGGCGGCGGCCGGGGCCGAGGAGGTGGGGGACGTCTGCCTCCTGCCTGCGTTTCCGAGCACGAGCTGCGAGTGGTGTCGCCGGTCTTCCTTCAGCTGCCCAGCTACGAGGAGGTCAAATACCTGCCCACCTATGAGGAGTCCATGCGGCTGCAGCAGCTCAACCCTGCGGAGGTCGTTTTGCCCGTGTCGGTGCTCGGGCATCCGCGAGGCGGTAGTGCCGGCGACCCCGACGGCGACCAGGGCCGCTTCCCGCTCATCTGA